A DNA window from Streptococcus parapneumoniae contains the following coding sequences:
- a CDS encoding tape measure protein, translating to MTTLMQTLALRDNFSSPLNRINSTINRTIAKFGELDRRVKKMTQTATIKVKADMPKNLTAPKATSPVVPKMATPIAPKLPSAGPLVGGLGVATSMLGRMTSISRALNFMVAIQALRQMANLMSGLIKSGDDYIQTMARLKTIEDGSKTGQELQDGIMAAAQRSRTGFGIMADSVAKLRSQAGEAFKSNDEAIAFAEQLNKLYKIGGASLEQQKAGTLQITQALASGVLRGDEFNSMMENAPLVAQKLARHLGVSVGQLRGMAKDGQLTGDILKSALLGSAVETNAEFAKMPMTFADMMTQIGNVASYAFQPLIQAWQEFINSTAGQNFMAGLETAMFAIGQIALWLFNLFVAGWNWVTENINIVMTALTLLAAVALIAGIAMFVAGLMAGAPWAWLMLILIGVIGIALLIGMALNAMGISFLDVAAAIVAAFVFVGTVVYDVIMFVINLVMYMIAPIVNLFIGIYNIGLAIAEFLRNVFKHPIYSIRKLFYNLIRTVLDYFASFVDGVVNVAQSIGNAFIAGANMAIKAINWIIDALNKIPGVNLGKVGEMGYMSNDGSFANGIRAMGEMFNPGEAPDDYESFDGMRANMMTPGGLWDGMKNPFSTAGNAFSGTKAFGQGVGDAMQGFADKMKGQDELASKFDQMNQTPAGAGAPSGGAGGLGDKLGKGKNIGNVGKIEDEVKLKDEDIKMMRDVAERKYIIDYQVLTPQVSVKYESKNSATEQDIDDLVDRIEEKIIGLVDSDLGIA from the coding sequence ATGACTACATTAATGCAAACACTAGCGCTTAGAGATAATTTCTCAAGCCCTTTAAATCGAATTAATAGCACAATCAACAGGACTATTGCTAAGTTCGGCGAGTTGGATAGACGTGTCAAGAAGATGACGCAAACTGCAACGATTAAAGTCAAAGCAGATATGCCTAAGAATTTAACTGCGCCCAAAGCTACTAGCCCTGTAGTGCCTAAAATGGCGACACCTATCGCTCCTAAACTTCCTTCGGCTGGGCCTCTTGTTGGCGGCCTTGGCGTTGCTACATCCATGCTTGGTCGAATGACTTCTATTTCTCGTGCTTTGAATTTCATGGTTGCTATTCAAGCCTTGAGGCAAATGGCTAATTTAATGAGTGGTCTGATTAAGTCAGGCGATGATTATATTCAGACCATGGCAAGGCTTAAGACGATAGAAGATGGATCAAAGACAGGCCAAGAACTCCAAGACGGTATCATGGCGGCAGCACAACGCTCAAGGACTGGCTTCGGTATCATGGCAGACTCAGTGGCTAAACTACGCTCACAAGCTGGAGAAGCCTTTAAAAGTAATGATGAAGCTATTGCATTCGCTGAGCAGTTGAACAAGCTGTATAAAATCGGTGGTGCAAGTTTAGAGCAACAAAAAGCAGGGACGCTTCAAATCACACAGGCGCTTGCTTCAGGGGTTCTTCGTGGTGATGAGTTCAACTCTATGATGGAGAACGCTCCGCTTGTTGCCCAAAAACTAGCTAGACATCTTGGTGTCAGCGTTGGTCAACTGAGGGGGATGGCTAAAGATGGGCAATTAACAGGAGATATCCTTAAGAGTGCCTTGCTTGGTTCAGCAGTTGAAACAAACGCTGAGTTTGCGAAAATGCCGATGACCTTTGCTGATATGATGACTCAGATTGGCAACGTAGCTTCATACGCATTTCAGCCTTTGATTCAAGCATGGCAAGAGTTTATTAATAGTACCGCTGGACAAAACTTCATGGCAGGTTTAGAGACTGCTATGTTTGCGATTGGCCAGATAGCTTTATGGCTCTTTAATCTCTTCGTTGCAGGCTGGAACTGGGTTACTGAGAACATCAATATAGTCATGACTGCATTAACACTTCTTGCAGCAGTTGCTCTTATAGCAGGTATTGCAATGTTTGTAGCAGGTTTGATGGCAGGAGCTCCTTGGGCTTGGCTGATGCTAATATTGATAGGTGTAATTGGAATCGCGCTATTAATCGGTATGGCTCTAAATGCTATGGGGATTTCATTCTTAGATGTTGCAGCTGCTATCGTTGCAGCCTTTGTCTTTGTCGGAACGGTAGTTTATGACGTCATTATGTTCGTTATCAATCTTGTAATGTATATGATTGCACCGATTGTGAATCTCTTCATAGGTATTTACAATATTGGTTTAGCAATTGCAGAATTTTTGAGAAATGTCTTTAAGCACCCGATATATTCCATCAGAAAGTTATTTTATAATCTTATTCGAACTGTATTAGATTATTTTGCTTCGTTTGTTGATGGGGTGGTCAATGTAGCGCAATCTATCGGTAATGCTTTTATAGCCGGTGCAAACATGGCTATTAAAGCTATCAACTGGATTATTGACGCTTTAAACAAAATACCAGGAGTGAATCTAGGAAAAGTTGGCGAAATGGGCTACATGTCCAATGACGGTAGTTTTGCCAATGGTATCCGTGCTATGGGAGAGATGTTTAATCCAGGAGAGGCTCCTGATGATTATGAATCTTTTGACGGCATGCGTGCCAATATGATGACTCCAGGCGGTTTGTGGGATGGGATGAAAAATCCTTTCTCAACTGCTGGCAATGCTTTTAGTGGTACTAAGGCTTTTGGTCAAGGTGTTGGTGATGCTATGCAAGGCTTCGCTGATAAGATGAAAGGCCAAGACGAACTTGCTTCTAAGTTTGACCAAATGAACCAAACACCGGCAGGGGCTGGTGCTCCTTCTGGTGGTGCTGGTGGTCTTGGCGACAAGCTAGGCAAAGGCAAGAACATTGGTAACGTCGGTAAGATTGAAGATGAAGTCAAGCTGAAAGACGAAGATATTAAGATGATGCGTGATGTTGCAGAGCGCAAGTACATCATTGATTACCAAGTTCTAACACCTCAAGTTAGTGTTAAATATGAGTCTAAAAATAGTGCTACTGAACAGGATATCGACGATTTGGTTGACAGAATTGAAGAAAAGATTATCGGTTTGGTCGATAGCGACCTAGGAATTGCGTAG
- a CDS encoding phage tail assembly chaperone, with protein MAISDFLLENVQQEETKEVHLKRFKSPFVIRSIDESLNDTLKKRATIKKKNRQGVAIPEFNNDKYIDSLMSACVVTPDLKDAQLQESYRTVGDEAATLKTMLKIGEYATLMQEIQSLNGFDEDINDLVEEAKND; from the coding sequence ATGGCAATTTCAGACTTTTTACTAGAAAACGTTCAGCAGGAAGAAACAAAGGAAGTACACCTTAAGCGTTTCAAATCTCCTTTTGTCATTCGAAGTATTGACGAAAGTCTAAACGATACATTGAAGAAACGTGCGACAATCAAGAAGAAAAATCGTCAAGGTGTTGCTATCCCTGAGTTCAACAACGATAAGTACATTGACTCCTTAATGTCTGCTTGCGTTGTTACGCCAGACCTAAAAGACGCTCAACTACAAGAGTCTTATCGTACAGTTGGGGATGAAGCAGCAACCTTGAAAACTATGTTGAAGATTGGGGAATATGCTACCCTAATGCAAGAAATCCAGTCGCTTAACGGATTTGATGAAGATATCAATGATCTTGTTGAAGAAGCAAAAAACGACTAG
- a CDS encoding phage tail tube protein, producing the protein MAFLKGRDVISGQEGTAFIHIDGKNEFMFYIKELEATVKKNKEEVRTLNKRGTQVKATGFKGEGKMTIYGVTSTFKEMMLDYMKNGRDTFFDIQVTNDDATSSIGRQTTILRECNLDEVVMGQLKVEEDFLEEEVNFTFEDVDILEKFNAPKLG; encoded by the coding sequence ATGGCTTTTTTAAAAGGTCGTGACGTAATCAGCGGTCAGGAAGGTACCGCTTTTATTCACATCGACGGAAAAAATGAGTTCATGTTCTATATCAAGGAACTTGAAGCGACAGTTAAGAAAAACAAAGAAGAAGTCCGCACCCTTAACAAACGTGGTACGCAAGTGAAGGCGACTGGTTTCAAGGGTGAAGGTAAGATGACCATCTACGGTGTCACTTCAACATTCAAGGAAATGATGTTGGACTACATGAAGAATGGTCGTGATACATTCTTTGATATCCAAGTTACCAATGACGATGCGACAAGTTCAATCGGTCGTCAAACAACTATCTTGCGTGAATGTAACCTTGATGAAGTTGTGATGGGTCAACTAAAAGTTGAAGAAGATTTCTTGGAAGAAGAAGTCAACTTTACTTTTGAAGATGTTGATATCTTGGAAAAATTTAATGCGCCTAAATTAGGTTAG
- a CDS encoding phage tail sheath family protein, translating to MAGGIWKRQNKVRPGAYINVKSKDIAMTRLGGDGVVTVPLALSFGQSKKLMKIRRGEDLFKKLGYEQESPQLLLLNEAFKRVSEVLLYRLNTGEKANVSLSDNVTAQAKYSGVRGNDITVTVKTNVDDPSSFDVVTFLDTVVMDSQTVKVLADLKNNDLVEFSGTGELQAVAGAKLTGGTDGAVSTQDYSEYFKALETVEFNYMALPVEDASIKKAAINFIKRMREDEGLGAQLVVADSDADSEAVINVKNGVILSDKTVIDKTKATVWVAAASANAGVEKSLTYEKYEDSVDVVGRLSHTETEDALLKGQFVFTARRGRAVVEQDINSHVSFTIEKNQDFRKNRILRTLDDIVNDTRYAFSEYFLGKVSNNEDGRQAFKANRIRYFKDLEARGAIEDFKVEDIEVLRGELKESVVVNVKVKPVDSMEKLYMTVTVE from the coding sequence ATGGCAGGTGGAATTTGGAAACGCCAAAATAAAGTAAGACCAGGTGCTTACATCAACGTCAAATCAAAAGACATCGCAATGACTCGCCTTGGCGGTGACGGTGTCGTAACAGTACCGTTGGCACTCAGTTTCGGTCAATCAAAGAAATTGATGAAAATCCGACGTGGTGAAGACCTATTTAAGAAGCTAGGTTATGAGCAAGAAAGCCCACAGCTTTTGTTGCTGAACGAGGCATTCAAGCGTGTTAGCGAAGTCTTGCTTTATCGTCTAAATACAGGCGAAAAAGCAAACGTAAGCCTTTCAGACAACGTAACGGCTCAAGCTAAATATAGCGGTGTCCGTGGGAATGACATTACAGTAACGGTCAAAACAAACGTAGACGACCCAAGTTCATTTGATGTTGTCACATTCCTTGATACAGTGGTCATGGACTCGCAAACTGTAAAAGTCTTGGCTGACTTGAAAAACAATGATCTAGTTGAATTTTCAGGAACTGGCGAACTGCAAGCGGTGGCTGGTGCTAAACTTACTGGTGGTACTGACGGTGCAGTCTCAACCCAAGACTACTCAGAATACTTCAAAGCGCTTGAAACAGTTGAATTTAACTATATGGCCTTGCCAGTAGAAGACGCTTCTATCAAGAAAGCAGCTATCAACTTCATCAAACGTATGCGTGAAGACGAAGGACTTGGCGCTCAATTGGTTGTTGCGGACTCTGACGCAGACAGTGAAGCGGTAATCAATGTTAAAAATGGCGTTATCTTGTCTGATAAGACAGTCATTGATAAGACTAAAGCGACTGTATGGGTTGCAGCAGCAAGCGCAAATGCTGGCGTTGAGAAATCGTTGACTTATGAGAAGTACGAAGACTCTGTTGATGTTGTGGGACGTTTGAGCCATACAGAAACAGAAGATGCGCTTTTGAAAGGGCAATTCGTCTTTACTGCTCGTCGTGGCCGTGCAGTAGTTGAACAAGATATCAACTCACACGTCAGCTTCACGATTGAGAAGAACCAGGACTTCCGTAAAAACCGTATCTTGCGCACTTTGGACGATATCGTGAACGATACTCGTTATGCTTTCTCTGAGTATTTCCTTGGTAAAGTAAGCAACAACGAAGATGGACGTCAAGCGTTCAAAGCGAACCGTATTCGCTACTTCAAAGACCTTGAAGCTCGCGGTGCTATCGAAGACTTCAAAGTTGAAGACATCGAGGTGCTACGTGGTGAGTTGAAAGAGTCTGTAGTGGTTAACGTTAAAGTGAAACCAGTAGACAGCATGGAAAAACTGTACATGACAGTTACAGTAGAGTAA
- a CDS encoding phage tail terminator family protein: MANKGFRLVEELVSHIKGLYPDIRIYLDEVEQGFKEPCFFIHVVDTKYTPEANKYVKVRSKVDLSYFPPKKKRSECLAMQEELSYKLLHLPTIHLFDRQYEVVDNVLHCIFNASTRLKLEEEDIKQRELKVKEEVKDG, from the coding sequence ATGGCAAATAAAGGCTTTCGGTTAGTCGAGGAGTTAGTTAGTCACATCAAGGGGTTATATCCTGACATCAGGATTTATCTGGATGAAGTAGAGCAAGGTTTTAAAGAGCCTTGTTTTTTTATCCATGTTGTTGATACTAAGTACACTCCAGAAGCTAACAAGTATGTGAAAGTACGTTCTAAAGTGGATTTGTCTTATTTTCCTCCTAAGAAAAAGCGTAGCGAGTGTTTAGCAATGCAGGAAGAATTGAGTTATAAACTCTTACACTTACCGACGATTCATTTATTTGACCGTCAGTATGAAGTGGTTGACAACGTTCTGCATTGTATTTTTAACGCAAGCACACGCTTGAAGTTAGAAGAGGAAGATATCAAACAACGTGAATTGAAAGTGAAAGAAGAGGTAAAAGATGGATAA